From the Cyclopterus lumpus isolate fCycLum1 chromosome 25, fCycLum1.pri, whole genome shotgun sequence genome, one window contains:
- the LOC117728209 gene encoding zinc fingers and homeoboxes protein 2-like isoform X1 — MSSRRKASTPLMIRPERTMVELDDDTEEDMETKTENHTEEGPMEADLSTESDLDLRAEASDPPVGPDKPATEPPDLSKPQRRQQGGYECKYCPFSTQNLNTFKEHVDANHPNVILNPLYLCAVCNFNTKKFDTLTEHNERCHPGESNFKFKRIKMNNQTILEQTIEGLGNNAVVYNASGKGDEIGRPTAVKIGKPKIMSADNKRTDLAKKAFAAVNVNGTVIIPESTLLKAEALSHIMPSLQRPLNYTQVPKIAVPLNTTKYNPTLDDNLTLISSFNKFPYPTQAELSWLTAASKHPEEQIKVWFTTQRLKQGISWSPEEVEEARKKMFNGTISSVPQTFTVVTPQSSNSYAAASKAMQSAASVLQSLPCQLLGQTSLVLTPVANGSTVTCAPLALTVATQVAQSLKRPLASPMVFTESKRPSIIQTILAPMATSKLASPKVLSFTVDPNKTAEQLSVLRSSYTQCPFPEEDEIYRLIETTGLSRGEIKKWFSEQRLLNLKGVPPPPVLVKAEVTPAPKGAPIKKAVPNQFPLLERVKGKSSEQLKALEESFQRSGTPTEAELDQLAQETRLSKTEVDCWFSERRALRDNMEKALLAMSSKNTEDRADWPGALLLNGTSHREQPLRSSPHPPVLSSSSSSSSSSSSPPVLAASSPHPPTLSSSASPPILHSSASSSPRPPILSASTSPAPITSRSLGLLRETFCRTRWPSPEEYSQLEVQTSLGRTDAVRWFKDHRSALKNGETLDWMESFQKQNLGEQQRAGREQNGQSSLEVKAVKVEAGENTAAATEHSKLSDQDKVQWLTGRLAHSVTDLSRTRPDQTSSSSADKGRWVQVTVAVGEEGDAGLERLATDGEVLSMEQPGRVTG, encoded by the exons ATGTCCAGTCGACGGAAGGCCTCCACCCCCTTGATGATCCGGCCAGAGCGGACCATGGTGGAGCTGGACGATGACacggaggaggacatggag ACAAAAACGGAGAACCATACGGAGGAGGGGCCGATGGAAGCGGATCTCTCAACAGAGAGCGACTTGGACCTGAGGGCCGAGGCCTCGGACCCTCCCGTGGGTCCAGACAAGCCAGCAACCGAGCCACCGGACCTCTCCAAGCCTCAGCGGCGACAGCAGGGGGGCTACGAGTGTAAATACTGCCCCTTCTCCACGCAGAACCTGAACACCTTCAAAGAGCACGTCGACGCCAACCACCCCAACGTCATCCTCAACCCGCTGTACCTGTGCGCCGTCTGCAACTTCAACACCAAGAAGTTCGACACGCTGACGGAGCACAACGAGCGGTGTCACCCGGGGGAGAGCAACTTCAAATTCAAACGCATCAAAATGAACAATCAGACCATCTTGGAACAGACGATAGAGGGGCTCGGCAACAACGCCGTGGTTTACAACGCGTCCGGCAAAGGGGACGAGATCGGCAGGCCCACCGCGGTCAAGATCGGCAAACCCAAAATAATGTCGGCGGATAACAAACGGACAGATTTGGCCAAGAAGGCTTTTGCGGCGGTCAACGTGAACGGGACGGTCATCATCCCCGAGTCGACCCTCCTCAAAGCGGAAGCCCTTTCTCACATCATGCCTTCCCTACAGCGGCCTCTAAACTACACTCAG GTGCCGAAGATCGCGGTGCCcctcaacacaaccaaatacaacCCCACGCTGGACGACAACCTGACGCTCATCTCCTCCTTCAACAAGTTCCCCTACCCAACGCAGGCGGAGCTCTCCTGGCTCACTGCAGCCTCTAAACACCCAGAGGAGCAAATCAAAGTCTGGTTTACCACCCAGAGGCTCAAACAGGGCATTAGCTGGTCACCTGAGGAG GTGGAAGAAGCCAGGAAGAAAATGTTCAACGGCACAATCTCGTCTGTGCCTCAGACCTTCACCGTGGTCACTCCTCAGTCGTCCAACTCGTACGCCGCGGCCTCCAAAGCCATGCAGTCGGCGGCCTCCGTGTTGCAGTCCCTCCCCTGTCAGCTGCTGGGACAGACCAGCCTGGTGCTGACGCCCGTAGCCAACGGCTCCACTGTCACTTGTGCGCCGCTGGCACTCACCGTGGCTACCCAG GTGGCGCAGTCGCTCAAGCGACCCCTGGCCTCCCCTATGGTCTTCACGGAGAGCAAACGACCGTCCATCATCCAAACCATCTTGGCGCCGATGGCCACGTCCAAGCTGGCGTCGCCCAAAGTGCTGAGTTTTACGGTTGACCCCAACAAAACAGCGGAGCAGCTATCAGTACTGAGGTCCAGCTACACACAGTGTCCTTTCCCCGAGGAAGATGAG ATCTACAGGCTGATCGAGACCACCGGGCTGTCCAGAGGAGAGATAAAGAAGTGGTTCAGTGAACAGAGGCTGCTCAATCTGAAAG GtgttcctccacctccagtgCTGGTGAAAGCAGAGGTGACGCCAGCACCCAAAGGCGCCCCTATAAAGAAAGCGGTCCCCAACCAGTTCCCCCTGCTGGAGAGGGTGAAGGGGAAGTCGTCAGAGCAGCTGAAGGCGCTGGAGGAGAGTTTCCAGAGGAGCGGCACTCCGACGGAGGCGGAGCTAG ACCAGCTGGCCCAGGAGACCAGGCTGTCTAAGACCGAGGTGGACTGCTGGTTTTCAGAGCGGCGGGCGCTGCGCGACAACATGGAGAAGGCGCTGCTCGCCATGTCTTCAAAGAACACGGAGGACAGAGCGGACTGGCCCGGAGCGCTGCTGCTGAACGGGACTTCACATCGAGAGCAACCTTTACGCTCCTCTCCTCACCcgcctgtcctctcctcttcctcctcctcctcctcctcctcgtcctcccctcCTGTGCTCGCAGCCTCCTCCCCTCATCCGCCAACCCTCTCCTCCTCGGCATCCCCTCCCATCCTCCATTCAtccgcctcctcttctccccgTCCTCCCATCCTGTCGGCCTCCACCAGCCCGGCTCCCATTACCAGCCGCTCCCTCGGGCTGCTCAGAGAG ACGTTCTGCCGGACTCGGTGGCCGTCTCCCGAGGAGTACAGCCAGCTGGAGGTCCAAACGAGCCTCGGACGCACCGACGCCGTCCGCTGGTTCAAGGACCACCGCTCGGCGCTGAAGAACGGCGAAACTCTGGACTGGATGGAGAGCTTCCAGAAACAGAACCTCGGGGAGCAGCAGAGAGCGGGCCGGGAACAGAACGGACAGAGTTCTTTGGAGGTCAAGGCTGTGAAAG TGGAGGCTGGTGAGAACACAGCAGCTGCGACGGAGCACTCCAAGCTGTCTGACCAAGACAAAGTCCAGTGGTTGACTGGCAGATTAGCCCACAGTGTGACCGACCTGAGCCGTACCAGACCGGACCAAACCAGCTCCAGCTCTGCTGACAAAGGGAG GTGGGTTCAGGTGACTGTGGCAGTGGGAGAGGAGGGCGACGCAGGACTGGAGAGGCTGGCGACAGACGGTGAGGTTCTCTCCATGGAGCAACCCGGGCGGGTCACTGGTTGA
- the LOC117728209 gene encoding zinc fingers and homeoboxes protein 2-like isoform X3: MSSRRKASTPLMIRPERTMVELDDDTEEDMETKTENHTEEGPMEADLSTESDLDLRAEASDPPVGPDKPATEPPDLSKPQRRQQGGYECKYCPFSTQNLNTFKEHVDANHPNVILNPLYLCAVCNFNTKKFDTLTEHNERCHPGESNFKFKRIKMNNQTILEQTIEGLGNNAVVYNASGKGDEIGRPTAVKIGKPKIMSADNKRTDLAKKAFAAVNVNGTVIIPESTLLKAEALSHIMPSLQRPLNYTQVPKIAVPLNTTKYNPTLDDNLTLISSFNKFPYPTQAELSWLTAASKHPEEQIKVWFTTQRLKQGISWSPEEVEEARKKMFNGTISSVPQTFTVVTPQSSNSYAAASKAMQSAASVLQSLPCQLLGQTSLVLTPVANGSTVTCAPLALTVATQVAQSLKRPLASPMVFTESKRPSIIQTILAPMATSKLASPKVLSFTVDPNKTAEQLSVLRSSYTQCPFPEEDEIYRLIETTGLSRGEIKKWFSEQRLLNLKGVPPPPVLVKAEVTPAPKGAPIKKAVPNQFPLLERVKGKSSEQLKALEESFQRSGTPTEAELDQLAQETRLSKTEVDCWFSERRALRDNMEKALLAMSSKNTEDRADWPGALLLNGTSHREQPLRSSPHPPVLSSSSSSSSSSSSPPVLAASSPHPPTLSSSASPPILHSSASSSPRPPILSASTSPAPITSRSLGLLRETFCRTRWPSPEEYSQLEVQTSLGRTDAVRWFKDHRSALKNGETLDWMESFQKQNLGEQQRAGREQNGQSSLEVKAVKVEAGENTAAATEHSKLSDQDKVQWLTGRLAHSVTDLSRTRPDQTSSSSADKGRWVQVTVAVGEEGDAGLERLATDGRVNR; this comes from the exons ATGTCCAGTCGACGGAAGGCCTCCACCCCCTTGATGATCCGGCCAGAGCGGACCATGGTGGAGCTGGACGATGACacggaggaggacatggag ACAAAAACGGAGAACCATACGGAGGAGGGGCCGATGGAAGCGGATCTCTCAACAGAGAGCGACTTGGACCTGAGGGCCGAGGCCTCGGACCCTCCCGTGGGTCCAGACAAGCCAGCAACCGAGCCACCGGACCTCTCCAAGCCTCAGCGGCGACAGCAGGGGGGCTACGAGTGTAAATACTGCCCCTTCTCCACGCAGAACCTGAACACCTTCAAAGAGCACGTCGACGCCAACCACCCCAACGTCATCCTCAACCCGCTGTACCTGTGCGCCGTCTGCAACTTCAACACCAAGAAGTTCGACACGCTGACGGAGCACAACGAGCGGTGTCACCCGGGGGAGAGCAACTTCAAATTCAAACGCATCAAAATGAACAATCAGACCATCTTGGAACAGACGATAGAGGGGCTCGGCAACAACGCCGTGGTTTACAACGCGTCCGGCAAAGGGGACGAGATCGGCAGGCCCACCGCGGTCAAGATCGGCAAACCCAAAATAATGTCGGCGGATAACAAACGGACAGATTTGGCCAAGAAGGCTTTTGCGGCGGTCAACGTGAACGGGACGGTCATCATCCCCGAGTCGACCCTCCTCAAAGCGGAAGCCCTTTCTCACATCATGCCTTCCCTACAGCGGCCTCTAAACTACACTCAG GTGCCGAAGATCGCGGTGCCcctcaacacaaccaaatacaacCCCACGCTGGACGACAACCTGACGCTCATCTCCTCCTTCAACAAGTTCCCCTACCCAACGCAGGCGGAGCTCTCCTGGCTCACTGCAGCCTCTAAACACCCAGAGGAGCAAATCAAAGTCTGGTTTACCACCCAGAGGCTCAAACAGGGCATTAGCTGGTCACCTGAGGAG GTGGAAGAAGCCAGGAAGAAAATGTTCAACGGCACAATCTCGTCTGTGCCTCAGACCTTCACCGTGGTCACTCCTCAGTCGTCCAACTCGTACGCCGCGGCCTCCAAAGCCATGCAGTCGGCGGCCTCCGTGTTGCAGTCCCTCCCCTGTCAGCTGCTGGGACAGACCAGCCTGGTGCTGACGCCCGTAGCCAACGGCTCCACTGTCACTTGTGCGCCGCTGGCACTCACCGTGGCTACCCAG GTGGCGCAGTCGCTCAAGCGACCCCTGGCCTCCCCTATGGTCTTCACGGAGAGCAAACGACCGTCCATCATCCAAACCATCTTGGCGCCGATGGCCACGTCCAAGCTGGCGTCGCCCAAAGTGCTGAGTTTTACGGTTGACCCCAACAAAACAGCGGAGCAGCTATCAGTACTGAGGTCCAGCTACACACAGTGTCCTTTCCCCGAGGAAGATGAG ATCTACAGGCTGATCGAGACCACCGGGCTGTCCAGAGGAGAGATAAAGAAGTGGTTCAGTGAACAGAGGCTGCTCAATCTGAAAG GtgttcctccacctccagtgCTGGTGAAAGCAGAGGTGACGCCAGCACCCAAAGGCGCCCCTATAAAGAAAGCGGTCCCCAACCAGTTCCCCCTGCTGGAGAGGGTGAAGGGGAAGTCGTCAGAGCAGCTGAAGGCGCTGGAGGAGAGTTTCCAGAGGAGCGGCACTCCGACGGAGGCGGAGCTAG ACCAGCTGGCCCAGGAGACCAGGCTGTCTAAGACCGAGGTGGACTGCTGGTTTTCAGAGCGGCGGGCGCTGCGCGACAACATGGAGAAGGCGCTGCTCGCCATGTCTTCAAAGAACACGGAGGACAGAGCGGACTGGCCCGGAGCGCTGCTGCTGAACGGGACTTCACATCGAGAGCAACCTTTACGCTCCTCTCCTCACCcgcctgtcctctcctcttcctcctcctcctcctcctcctcgtcctcccctcCTGTGCTCGCAGCCTCCTCCCCTCATCCGCCAACCCTCTCCTCCTCGGCATCCCCTCCCATCCTCCATTCAtccgcctcctcttctccccgTCCTCCCATCCTGTCGGCCTCCACCAGCCCGGCTCCCATTACCAGCCGCTCCCTCGGGCTGCTCAGAGAG ACGTTCTGCCGGACTCGGTGGCCGTCTCCCGAGGAGTACAGCCAGCTGGAGGTCCAAACGAGCCTCGGACGCACCGACGCCGTCCGCTGGTTCAAGGACCACCGCTCGGCGCTGAAGAACGGCGAAACTCTGGACTGGATGGAGAGCTTCCAGAAACAGAACCTCGGGGAGCAGCAGAGAGCGGGCCGGGAACAGAACGGACAGAGTTCTTTGGAGGTCAAGGCTGTGAAAG TGGAGGCTGGTGAGAACACAGCAGCTGCGACGGAGCACTCCAAGCTGTCTGACCAAGACAAAGTCCAGTGGTTGACTGGCAGATTAGCCCACAGTGTGACCGACCTGAGCCGTACCAGACCGGACCAAACCAGCTCCAGCTCTGCTGACAAAGGGAG GTGGGTTCAGGTGACTGTGGCAGTGGGAGAGGAGGGCGACGCAGGACTGGAGAGGCTGGCGACAGACG GTCGAGTAAACCGGTGA
- the LOC117728209 gene encoding zinc fingers and homeoboxes protein 2-like isoform X2, producing the protein MSSRRKASTPLMIRPERTMVELDDDTEEDMETKTENHTEEGPMEADLSTESDLDLRAEASDPPVGPDKPATEPPDLSKPQRRQQGGYECKYCPFSTQNLNTFKEHVDANHPNVILNPLYLCAVCNFNTKKFDTLTEHNERCHPGESNFKFKRIKMNNQTILEQTIEGLGNNAVVYNASGKGDEIGRPTAVKIGKPKIMSADNKRTDLAKKAFAAVNVNGTVIIPESTLLKAEALSHIMPSLQRPLNYTQVPKIAVPLNTTKYNPTLDDNLTLISSFNKFPYPTQAELSWLTAASKHPEEQIKVWFTTQRLKQGISWSPEEVEEARKKMFNGTISSVPQTFTVVTPQSSNSYAAASKAMQSAASVLQSLPCQLLGQTSLVLTPVANGSTVTCAPLALTVATQVAQSLKRPLASPMVFTESKRPSIIQTILAPMATSKLASPKVLSFTVDPNKTAEQLSVLRSSYTQCPFPEEDEIYRLIETTGLSRGEIKKWFSEQRLLNLKGVPPPPVLVKAEVTPAPKGAPIKKAVPNQFPLLERVKGKSSEQLKALEESFQRSGTPTEAELDQLAQETRLSKTEVDCWFSERRALRDNMEKALLAMSSKNTEDRADWPGALLLNGTSHREQPLRSSPHPPVLSSSSSSSSSSSSPPVLAASSPHPPTLSSSASPPILHSSASSSPRPPILSASTSPAPITSRSLGLLRETFCRTRWPSPEEYSQLEVQTSLGRTDAVRWFKDHRSALKNGETLDWMESFQKQNLGEQQRAGREQNGQSSLEVKAVKVEAGENTAAATEHSKLSDQDKVQWLTGRLAHSVTDLSRTRPDQTSSSSADKGRWVQRGETDSFILYLFFSCEMLCRLQKVI; encoded by the exons ATGTCCAGTCGACGGAAGGCCTCCACCCCCTTGATGATCCGGCCAGAGCGGACCATGGTGGAGCTGGACGATGACacggaggaggacatggag ACAAAAACGGAGAACCATACGGAGGAGGGGCCGATGGAAGCGGATCTCTCAACAGAGAGCGACTTGGACCTGAGGGCCGAGGCCTCGGACCCTCCCGTGGGTCCAGACAAGCCAGCAACCGAGCCACCGGACCTCTCCAAGCCTCAGCGGCGACAGCAGGGGGGCTACGAGTGTAAATACTGCCCCTTCTCCACGCAGAACCTGAACACCTTCAAAGAGCACGTCGACGCCAACCACCCCAACGTCATCCTCAACCCGCTGTACCTGTGCGCCGTCTGCAACTTCAACACCAAGAAGTTCGACACGCTGACGGAGCACAACGAGCGGTGTCACCCGGGGGAGAGCAACTTCAAATTCAAACGCATCAAAATGAACAATCAGACCATCTTGGAACAGACGATAGAGGGGCTCGGCAACAACGCCGTGGTTTACAACGCGTCCGGCAAAGGGGACGAGATCGGCAGGCCCACCGCGGTCAAGATCGGCAAACCCAAAATAATGTCGGCGGATAACAAACGGACAGATTTGGCCAAGAAGGCTTTTGCGGCGGTCAACGTGAACGGGACGGTCATCATCCCCGAGTCGACCCTCCTCAAAGCGGAAGCCCTTTCTCACATCATGCCTTCCCTACAGCGGCCTCTAAACTACACTCAG GTGCCGAAGATCGCGGTGCCcctcaacacaaccaaatacaacCCCACGCTGGACGACAACCTGACGCTCATCTCCTCCTTCAACAAGTTCCCCTACCCAACGCAGGCGGAGCTCTCCTGGCTCACTGCAGCCTCTAAACACCCAGAGGAGCAAATCAAAGTCTGGTTTACCACCCAGAGGCTCAAACAGGGCATTAGCTGGTCACCTGAGGAG GTGGAAGAAGCCAGGAAGAAAATGTTCAACGGCACAATCTCGTCTGTGCCTCAGACCTTCACCGTGGTCACTCCTCAGTCGTCCAACTCGTACGCCGCGGCCTCCAAAGCCATGCAGTCGGCGGCCTCCGTGTTGCAGTCCCTCCCCTGTCAGCTGCTGGGACAGACCAGCCTGGTGCTGACGCCCGTAGCCAACGGCTCCACTGTCACTTGTGCGCCGCTGGCACTCACCGTGGCTACCCAG GTGGCGCAGTCGCTCAAGCGACCCCTGGCCTCCCCTATGGTCTTCACGGAGAGCAAACGACCGTCCATCATCCAAACCATCTTGGCGCCGATGGCCACGTCCAAGCTGGCGTCGCCCAAAGTGCTGAGTTTTACGGTTGACCCCAACAAAACAGCGGAGCAGCTATCAGTACTGAGGTCCAGCTACACACAGTGTCCTTTCCCCGAGGAAGATGAG ATCTACAGGCTGATCGAGACCACCGGGCTGTCCAGAGGAGAGATAAAGAAGTGGTTCAGTGAACAGAGGCTGCTCAATCTGAAAG GtgttcctccacctccagtgCTGGTGAAAGCAGAGGTGACGCCAGCACCCAAAGGCGCCCCTATAAAGAAAGCGGTCCCCAACCAGTTCCCCCTGCTGGAGAGGGTGAAGGGGAAGTCGTCAGAGCAGCTGAAGGCGCTGGAGGAGAGTTTCCAGAGGAGCGGCACTCCGACGGAGGCGGAGCTAG ACCAGCTGGCCCAGGAGACCAGGCTGTCTAAGACCGAGGTGGACTGCTGGTTTTCAGAGCGGCGGGCGCTGCGCGACAACATGGAGAAGGCGCTGCTCGCCATGTCTTCAAAGAACACGGAGGACAGAGCGGACTGGCCCGGAGCGCTGCTGCTGAACGGGACTTCACATCGAGAGCAACCTTTACGCTCCTCTCCTCACCcgcctgtcctctcctcttcctcctcctcctcctcctcctcgtcctcccctcCTGTGCTCGCAGCCTCCTCCCCTCATCCGCCAACCCTCTCCTCCTCGGCATCCCCTCCCATCCTCCATTCAtccgcctcctcttctccccgTCCTCCCATCCTGTCGGCCTCCACCAGCCCGGCTCCCATTACCAGCCGCTCCCTCGGGCTGCTCAGAGAG ACGTTCTGCCGGACTCGGTGGCCGTCTCCCGAGGAGTACAGCCAGCTGGAGGTCCAAACGAGCCTCGGACGCACCGACGCCGTCCGCTGGTTCAAGGACCACCGCTCGGCGCTGAAGAACGGCGAAACTCTGGACTGGATGGAGAGCTTCCAGAAACAGAACCTCGGGGAGCAGCAGAGAGCGGGCCGGGAACAGAACGGACAGAGTTCTTTGGAGGTCAAGGCTGTGAAAG TGGAGGCTGGTGAGAACACAGCAGCTGCGACGGAGCACTCCAAGCTGTCTGACCAAGACAAAGTCCAGTGGTTGACTGGCAGATTAGCCCACAGTGTGACCGACCTGAGCCGTACCAGACCGGACCAAACCAGCTCCAGCTCTGCTGACAAAGGGAGGTGGGTGCAGAGAGGGGAAACTGATTCTTTCAtcctatatttatttttctcgtGTGAGATGTTATGcagactgcaaaa AGTTATttaa